DNA from Ovis aries strain OAR_USU_Benz2616 breed Rambouillet chromosome 15, ARS-UI_Ramb_v3.0, whole genome shotgun sequence:
AACCTGCGTGATTGTATGCTGAACATCTGGACTGGcgtcaatcatttaaaaatatttaccaataTGATAAATGAGAAAGTGGAAGAATACAAATTGCAGTAGAAATATAACATATAAACATAATTTGGTATAAAAGAATAGTAGTCCTTATTGAAGCAGTGACATTCCATCATAACCTTGAAATGAATAGGAAATGAAAAGGCCTAGGGAAGTATCAGACATAGAAGCAAAAACATGAATCAGAATCTtaaaggagacagtgaaagaaagTCTGGACTGGTTGAGACTCAGGGAAACTTAAAGATGAGCTGTGTAGCGGAAGTGATGCCAAGAACCAACAAGACTATAAAGGTTCTTGTTGGTCCTTTGGGATGTTATCAGTTATAATCCATGGAAGTTATAGACTTTAATTCAGGCATACTTCAGTTTTAAATCTTGGTCATATAGtgattaagtaaataaaatgtggagCTAGAGATATCTGGATTCAGTTCCTAAAGTCACCCTTCATTTGCtgtaaaaattttacttaaatcaTTTAATCTAATGGTCTCACTGCTTCCTTGACTTTTTGGTGGTATTTTCCTATTTACAAAGGTTGTTTTGAAGATAAATGAAAGAAGGGTTTTTTAGCATTAAACATAGGCCCAGAAAGTGATGACCTCTCAGTATATGAACATAATACTTTCTTATTATTTTGAGATTTCCTAATATTTTCCCacaaatatatttcatatcaAAGCACTCAGAAAACCTTTGGGAAATAATAATATCCTTATTTGTTATCTTATGGGATAGTTAATATTAATTAGAGTAATTTAAGTCTTGTAGTTTGGGAAAAGGCCCCATATCCTGGAGGACCACTGATTCCCCTGCCACCTACACTGTTAAATCCAGTGGGATTTGATGCTGGGTATAATCCAGCTGATAGTCAATGACCACACTTCTTAGCACCTGCTGTCATGCAAGATGGCTGTCTGGATCACTCTGAACTTCTAATTTGGGTGAGTTGACAGAGATAcaggacagaaaaagagagaaggaggctACATTCAAACATCTGCATTTAAATTATGAGATCCTTCCTCAAAAAGGTAATGTCCATCTCTTCAAAAATACTCTTAGTAAAGTTAAGAGTATATCTTGTAGACATGTAAAATACTAAAAAGCTGTAGTGAACTCAGTTGATTATCTAAAGTATATGGAGCATATGGTCATAGACACTTCAAATAAGAGTTAAAGTAGCATttaattccttgaccaggatAAGCTTTGAGGTCAGATTCCACTCTGAGTGAGGAAGAGCCATGTTCCTCCCAGTCAGCAATAGATGTTGATCAGTCATGGCAAATGTTTGTGGGAGGAAGAATATTACCTTTGACCTAGATACTGCAAGAACAGTGGATTGCAAAAGGAAGTTAATAAAAAGGAGGGGGAGGAACATTACAATCAGAGAAGTATGTGAAAAAGGCACAATTTCACAAAAAAACATGTTGTATTTGGGGAATAGTTAGAAGTTAGTTGTTACCCCCATGGGAGGTATAGAAACAGTATCTTAAAATGCTCTGTGTAAGATAATGTGCTAATTTGTTAACATGCATTAacagcattttattttctccactttacagttgaggaaaccgagaaaaaatataatcagtgtctgtgctctgctgtgtgcttagtcgctcagtcatatctgattctttgtgaccccatggactgtagcccaccaggctcctctctccatggggattctccaggcaggaatgctggagtggattgccattgcctcctccaagggatcttcccaacccagggaccaaacccaagtctcccacattgcaggtggatttttttttttactatctgagccaccagagaagcccataatcCATATATAGAATACAACTAAaagtttttatggaaatacaggCATTTAATAAAAGGGCATAGGAAGAACCTGTGATAGGAATGAAATAATcagacagaaggggaaaaaaaagatgagaacaaGTTAAACCATTACTTATGAGTgatctgagaaggcaatggcaccccactccaatactcttgcctggaaaatcccatggatggaggtgcctgataggctacagtccatggggttgctaggagtcggacatgactgagcgacttcactttcacttttcactttcatgcattggagaaggaaataacaacccactccagtcttcttgcctggagaatcccagggacgggggtgcctggtgggctgccgtctgtggggtcacacagagtcggacacgactgaagcgacttagcagcagcagcagcagcatgatgagTGACACATTTCAAGCTTTATTGAACTTTATTTCTTCTGAGTTAATTATCATGGTCATTTAAAGTATTATATAAATGATCATTTACAGAGCTCAGATCAGGCTGGAAAATTTTTCAGAAGACACTGGGAATATTTCTAATATAATATATAGTCAGTTTAACAAGGTCTATGTTCCTCCAAAAATGCTGGGTAATGTAAGTCATATGCCAGTTTTGATAACACTTGATCAGactataaattcagttcagttcagtcactcagtcatgtccgactctttgcgaccccataaatcgcagcacaccaggcctccctgtccatcaccaactcccggagttcactcagactcatgtccatagagtcagtgatgccatccagccatctcatcctctatcgtccccttctcctcctgcccccaatccctcccagcatcagagtctttgccaatgagtcaactcttcgcatgaggtggccagactactggagtttcagctttagcatcattccttccaaagaacacccagggctgatctccttcagaatggactggttggatctccttgcagtccaagggactctcaagagtcttctccaacaccacagttcaaaagcatcaattcttcggcgctcagctttcttcacagtccaactctcacatccaaacgtgaccacaggaaaaaccatagcgttgactagacggaccttagttggcaaagtaatgtctctgcttttgaatatgctatctaggttggtcatagcttttcttccaaggagtaagtgtcttttaatttcatggctgcaatcaccatctgcagtgattttggagccccccgaaataaagtctgacactgtttccactgtttccccatctgtttcccatgaagtgatgggactggatgccatgatctttgttttctgaatgttgagctttaggccagctttttcactctccactttcactttcatcaagaggctttttagttccttttccctttctgccataagcatggtgtcatctgcatatctgaggttatgaagTAAATAAGACTCAATATTTGTAATTACATTTATCTCAACAGATCCATTTCTAATTTATGGATATTATGTAGAGTATATTAGAGTGGTTAAACACAATTTTATAGGATGATAAAAAGAATCTTGTTATTGGTCTATTCTTATTTCAAAATTAGATTTCAATTGCTTCATTGTAGATGTAGAATAAATACCTTTAAAACTGATAGATAATAATCATTTAATTCAGGGTGTGAATATTGATAGGtgcttaataataataaaataaaaacaatggttatttaaagtaatatataaaataatactcTATAGATTATCAAGTTTAATGAAAAAGGCAAATGTTGAAATGCTCAAAGGTGTCTTAACAAATAtgactttaaaattatgaaaaatttttgttggttttattttactattaCTTAACATCTGTGACAGCAAATACTGATTTTGGTGTAATGGAAATAATGTGAACTTTGCAGTCATACAGAGTTATGTTAGAATTCTGATGTCTCAGCCATTCTTTCTATGAGGCTATTGCATTATCCATAACACTCTGGGGTACTATGTTTTAattgataaaatttgaaaaatgatatttaGCTTATATTGCTTTTCCAGCTACAAATGAACATATACAAAGATtccaggaaaatatatatattttttcatgttagGATCACTaagttttactttcttatttcaCTTAAACAATTATAGTAACGGAAATCACACTAATAATGTACGAATCAAAAGTGGTACCAAGTGCGTGGATCTTTGTAGTGATTAGTATGTTCAGATATAAGTGATCAAAGTAAGAAACAAGGCATATTGGGGCATGTACAGAAGAATTAAGGTAGAAAGTTaggatttttcaaaattaagCTTAAAATAAGCAGATATGTCAATTGGGACTTTTTCACTGAAAAGGAGAGAACTTAATGAAGGTATGACTGTTAAAGCTCAAATTTAGTGAAGACTTTTATGTCAAGACAGATAAATCTGTAGAGCTCCATGGAAAGGGCAGTACTGTTTCACACCTCCTGAGGATAGGTTCTGTGACAGTACTGGAACATGTGTAATGGACTAGGAAATGAGTAATCATACCTGAGCGTATGTACTCTCAGAGAGTACTTCAGACATATCCTAGAATATTATATCTCAGAATGATACTAAGAAAGTTGGGTTAGATGAGATCTTAGATCGTTTCCATTTATAATGTCTGATATTGTTCATCAAAGGATAATTTGACTTAAGTTGAAAGCAAATTGTGAATTTAAAAAGTAGTATTGAATTTTATTATACATAGATTGTTAACAGATTTAagtttgttttgttcttaaatGTGTGAGATTCATGACTTGATTTAGAATTAGTACTTTGTGTCTGGTTGCAAggtttttattttagtaattagTGTTACTAAATTTTTTCACCCTGGAGTGTAACCTTGGATGTTTTCTAATGTGATGCTTTGGGATCTTCCAgacttgtttttcatttgttgtcaGATTTGGTTGTGATGATCTTGGCACAAAGCTTTTGTTGTAAAAAGGAGGATTCTATCAGcaagagacagaaagcagcagAGCAATGGGACCAGCCAATAAATCCCAAACATCTCCAGACACTTTCTTGCTGATGGGCATCCCAGGACTAGAGCACCTACATGTCTGGATTGGGATTCCCTTCTGCTCCATGTATGTGGTGGCTGTGGTGGGGAATATGACCATTCTGGCCGTGGTGAGGACAGAGCGAAGCCTCCACGAGCCTATGTTCCTCTTTCTGTGCATGCTCTCTGTCACCGACCTGGTCCTCTCCACATCTACACTGCCTCGCATGCTCTGTCTCTTCTGGCTCGGAGCCCAGGACATTGCCTTTGATGCCTGCCTGACCCAAATGTTCTTCATTCATAGTTTTACTGCTATGGAATCAGGCTTCTTTTTGTCCATGGCCATTGACCGTTATGTGGCCATTTGTCATCCACTGCGCCACACCACCATTCTCACCCACACTCGCATTGCTAAAATGGGAGCTTCTGTGGTACTGCGGGGCGTGGCCTTCTTTTCCCCACATCCTATCCTGCTCAGACAGCTGCCCTACTGCAGGACTCGAATCGTTGCCCACACCTACTGTGAGTTCATGGCTGTGGTGAAGCTGGCATGTGTGGACACAGGGCCCACCAAGCGTTATAGCCTCAGTGTGGCCTCTGTCATTGGCTCCTGTGATGGGTTATTCATTGCTGTGTCTTATGTCCTAATCCTTCGTGCAGTCTTTCGTCTTCCATCACGGGAAGCAAGTCTTAAAGCTCTAGGCACTTGTGGCTCCCATGTTTGTGTCATTCTCGTTTTCTACTCCACAGCTGTCTTTACCTTCCTCACTCACCGTTTTGG
Protein-coding regions in this window:
- the LOC101106711 gene encoding olfactory receptor 52P1-like, whose amino-acid sequence is MGPANKSQTSPDTFLLMGIPGLEHLHVWIGIPFCSMYVVAVVGNMTILAVVRTERSLHEPMFLFLCMLSVTDLVLSTSTLPRMLCLFWLGAQDIAFDACLTQMFFIHSFTAMESGFFLSMAIDRYVAICHPLRHTTILTHTRIAKMGASVVLRGVAFFSPHPILLRQLPYCRTRIVAHTYCEFMAVVKLACVDTGPTKRYSLSVASVIGSCDGLFIAVSYVLILRAVFRLPSREASLKALGTCGSHVCVILVFYSTAVFTFLTHRFGHNVAPQIHIFIANIYLLVPPFLNPIVYGIRTKKIRDHVLSSLMVKVA